A portion of the Bacillus oleivorans genome contains these proteins:
- a CDS encoding SDR family oxidoreductase — MEKKSAFITGGTKGLGKRTAEAMAAMGYDLYLNYRTEYPETRAWVLRLQHTYRIHVELVKGNMSILDDCKSVSRHIRDHVPNLAAVILNAGPYIADRKLLADYTENEWNELVNGNLSSAFYILKELIPVLRQNKGRIITFGFDKVESAPGWMFRSAFAAAKSGLASLTKSIAMEEAANGITANMICPGDITGEWKEKMIEEAIHFHDPKKPVGRPGTGEDIARMVTFLCDEKSDFITGSIFQINGGQDVLSKSSREGK; from the coding sequence ATGGAGAAAAAATCGGCTTTTATAACAGGAGGAACGAAAGGCTTAGGGAAACGAACGGCAGAAGCTATGGCAGCGATGGGATATGATCTTTATCTTAATTACCGCACCGAGTACCCAGAAACACGTGCATGGGTGCTAAGGCTGCAGCATACATACCGGATTCATGTTGAATTAGTTAAAGGTAATATGTCTATACTTGATGATTGTAAAAGCGTGAGCAGGCATATTAGAGATCATGTGCCGAATTTAGCAGCCGTTATATTGAATGCAGGGCCTTATATCGCTGACCGAAAGCTATTAGCGGACTATACTGAGAATGAATGGAATGAATTAGTGAACGGCAACCTTTCCTCAGCCTTTTATATTTTAAAAGAGTTAATTCCTGTATTAAGACAGAATAAAGGACGAATTATTACATTTGGTTTTGACAAAGTCGAGTCTGCTCCCGGTTGGATGTTCCGTTCAGCATTTGCTGCTGCTAAATCTGGACTAGCTTCATTAACTAAGTCAATCGCCATGGAAGAAGCTGCGAATGGAATAACAGCCAATATGATATGTCCCGGTGATATAACCGGTGAATGGAAAGAAAAAATGATTGAGGAAGCCATCCATTTTCATGATCCTAAGAAACCGGTAGGGCGACCAGGAACAGGTGAGGATATTGCAAGAATGGTAACATTCCTGTGTGATGAAAAATCTGATTTTATAACAGGTTCTATTTTTCAAATCAATGGCGGACAAGACGTTTTATCTAAGTCCAGCAGAGAGGGAAAATAG
- a CDS encoding CAP domain-containing protein, with product MKKSWIISAAAAATLIFSGAATTTADAAEVNVQSKVYTYQFNNMNQANSYIQNLLSQYGIQWNQVKWNVPTTQAPTQAQPKAQTPAPAQQPAAEQPAKQTTTNTAASVSQFEKQVVELTNQERAKAGLAPLQLDENLSKVAKAKSQDMQQKGYFDHNSPTYGSPFDMMRSFGIQYKSAGENIAMGQRSPEEVVQAWMNSAGHRANILNSSFTHIGVGYVANGNYWTQMFIGK from the coding sequence ATGAAAAAGTCATGGATCATTTCTGCAGCTGCAGCAGCTACTCTTATTTTTTCTGGAGCAGCAACAACAACAGCAGATGCTGCTGAAGTAAACGTACAATCTAAGGTATACACATACCAATTTAATAATATGAATCAAGCAAACTCTTATATTCAAAATCTATTAAGTCAGTACGGTATCCAATGGAACCAAGTAAAATGGAATGTGCCTACTACACAGGCTCCAACTCAAGCACAACCTAAAGCTCAAACTCCTGCACCTGCTCAACAGCCTGCTGCAGAACAACCAGCAAAACAAACAACTACTAATACAGCTGCAAGTGTTTCTCAATTTGAAAAACAAGTTGTTGAATTAACAAACCAAGAACGTGCAAAAGCTGGTCTTGCACCACTTCAATTAGATGAGAACCTAAGTAAAGTAGCTAAAGCTAAATCTCAAGATATGCAACAAAAAGGTTACTTTGATCATAACAGCCCAACTTACGGATCTCCATTCGATATGATGAGAAGCTTTGGTATCCAATATAAATCTGCAGGTGAAAACATTGCTATGGGTCAACGTTCTCCAGAAGAAGTAGTACAAGCTTGGATGAATAGTGCAGGTCACCGTGCAAATATTCTAAATTCTAGCTTTACTCATATTGGAGTTGGATATGTAGCTAACGGTAACTACTGGACTCAAATGTTTATCGGAAAATAA
- a CDS encoding spore coat protein, with translation MFPWNWKMPFGKQNENAIGGPFSPEQFQKYVDQMMNQMFPPQFKEIMNNPASWNNRPYQGTSNPSLSPFSEKVFETHEDVFVRLTIEDKSWLDKMKISYTRNQCMITDAPEEGDTWMIHLPSLVRKKGAKTVFKDNILEIKLPKSVEWQETEIELPPY, from the coding sequence ATGTTTCCATGGAACTGGAAAATGCCCTTCGGCAAGCAAAATGAAAACGCAATTGGCGGACCATTTAGCCCGGAACAGTTTCAGAAATATGTTGATCAAATGATGAACCAAATGTTTCCGCCTCAATTTAAAGAAATCATGAATAATCCAGCGTCATGGAATAATCGACCATATCAAGGAACATCAAACCCATCTTTATCCCCTTTTTCAGAAAAGGTATTTGAGACCCATGAAGATGTATTTGTTCGTCTGACGATAGAAGATAAAAGCTGGCTTGATAAAATGAAAATTAGTTATACCCGAAACCAGTGTATGATCACAGATGCTCCGGAGGAGGGGGATACTTGGATGATTCATCTTCCCTCCCTCGTCAGAAAAAAAGGAGCGAAAACTGTCTTTAAGGATAACATCCTTGAAATTAAATTGCCTAAAAGTGTTGAGTGGCAAGAGACAGAGATCGAACTTCCTCCATATTAA
- a CDS encoding GNAT family N-acetyltransferase: protein MRIRKASQKDLEAIMSIIQVTVKLMEENKNDQWTGEYPQEDDFQSDLKKDHLYVATLQERVVGCITIDQEEPEEYSFVNWRRNGDAFLFHRLAVDPDTRGEGIASKLISFAENVAISHNVFYIKVDTYSLNKKAQKLFDKLGYEKQGEIFLYGKKEPFYCYDKILHTSI, encoded by the coding sequence ATGCGTATTCGAAAGGCAAGCCAAAAAGATTTAGAGGCTATTATGTCGATCATTCAGGTTACAGTGAAACTGATGGAAGAAAACAAAAATGATCAGTGGACTGGCGAATACCCGCAAGAGGATGATTTTCAGTCGGATTTAAAAAAAGATCACTTATATGTTGCAACTTTGCAAGAAAGGGTGGTCGGCTGCATTACGATTGATCAGGAAGAGCCTGAAGAGTATTCTTTCGTTAACTGGAGAAGAAACGGAGATGCTTTCCTTTTTCACCGGCTGGCAGTCGACCCGGATACAAGGGGAGAAGGGATTGCTTCCAAGTTAATCTCATTTGCCGAGAATGTTGCGATTAGCCATAATGTATTTTATATAAAAGTAGACACCTATTCCCTTAATAAAAAAGCCCAAAAGCTTTTTGACAAGCTTGGGTATGAAAAGCAGGGGGAAATTTTTTTATATGGCAAGAAAGAGCCATTCTATTGTTATGATAAAATTTTACATACTTCAATATAA